A window from Triticum aestivum cultivar Chinese Spring chromosome 6D, IWGSC CS RefSeq v2.1, whole genome shotgun sequence encodes these proteins:
- the LOC123142091 gene encoding uncharacterized protein, with translation MASVKIAVVLLACATLMATAAAYAPYRPEPEPCKTQAMYFKNCLLLVSECEKCCTGVVADPACFCEVEREAEIQCAPGHHCSRADKKIKIHEMNLSCMKNLKCKRA, from the coding sequence ATGGCGTCCGTGAAGATCGCCGTCGTCCTCTTGGCGTGCGCCACGctcatggcgacggcggcggcgtacGCGCCGTACCGGCCCGAGCCCGAGCCCTGCAAGACGCAGGCCATGTACTTCAAGAACTGCCTCCTCCTCGTCAGTGAGTGCGAGAAGTGCTGCACAGGCGTGGTGGCGGACCCCGCGTGCTTCTGCGAGGTGGAGCGAGAGGCCGAGATCCAGTGCGCGCCCGGCCACCACTGCAGCCGCGCCGACAAGAAGATCAAGATCCACGAGATGAACCTCTCCTGCATGAAGAACCTCAAGTGCAAGCGTGCGTGA